DNA sequence from the Coregonus clupeaformis isolate EN_2021a chromosome 13, ASM2061545v1, whole genome shotgun sequence genome:
aagcgaaaacctacaggagttTAATCTCCAGGAAcacggttggagagccctgctctaaAAACGGTACAGTTCAAATGACAAAATTGTTACAACTTCCGGGAAACATAACTTTTTTTaattaaacaaaaaaacaaaacattaataTTAACATAAACATCCCCTGAACACTGTGGGGATGGAACagagacaccctattccctacatgatCTTGACAAGCCCTATGGGTGACATTTCAGACACAACCAACCACTGACTAGCAAACTTGAACAACAGAGGTACAGTGGAATAAACTTCACACAAATTAACATTTACAGGCATAGGGTGAATGAGAGGTGAATAGTAGAGGGACCCTGCCTCCCTCCCCGCATCCCCAGTGCTTGGTTACATGCTAGGAGGGATAAAGTGCCCTGGGTGTGTGGGTGCAGTGACATAGTTGACTGGGTGATTGGAGGAGGGGCAGTAGGATGCGAGCACACGTGGTTGGGCAGGGCCTGAGTTCCAGGGTGAGAGGTAGTGATAGGTGGCAGAAAGCATAGGAACATAAGACTCGTAGGTGTGGAGTGGGGGTTGGCTGCACTGGTCCTGAACCAAGGGGTAGAACACTGTGCCTGGGGCTCCTGCTGAGGGAGGGTCCATGACCAGGGGGGTGCCTGGTAGGGAGGAAAAGGTTGGGGGTGAGAACAAAGGTGAGATTAAGAAAAAAAGGTATGGATCACAGATGGTCATGTTTGATACTTGAGGTCTTAAGATCCTTGTGACAAAGACTTATGACACAGAAGTCAGATCTTATTCAATGCATATGTGCCATTTCATAATGCGGAGGTATGAGGCAGAGGGGTGGCGCTGACCGTTGGCAGGAATGTCTCCCTGGCCATCAGGCCCCATTCTCCCAGGCTCTGGGTAGGGCTGGGGGACTGTGTGATCAGAGGGAGGGGAGGCACCGGGGTAGGAACGGAACTGTTGCTCAGCACCTGGCTGCTGATACACCTGCACCATGGAGTGCCAGTAGCTCTGCTGGTACCACTGTTTCAACACAGATAGAAATATAGGCACACATTGTTTTAATTCAAAAGACATGTCTAATGTCTCATGACCAGTTACTGTTCACCCATactacactgaataaaaatataaaacgcaacatgtaaagtgttggtaccatgtttcatgagctgaaataaaagatcacagaaatgttccatatgcacaaaaagcttatttctctcaaatgttgtgcacaaatttgtttacatccctgttagtgagcatttatcctttgccaagataatccatccacctgacaggtgtggcatatcaagaagctgattaaacagcatgatcattacataggtgcaccttgtgctggggacaataaaaggcaaattgtcacaacacaatgccacagatgtctcaagttgagggagcgcgcaattggcatgctgactgcaggaatgtccaccagagctgttgccagagaattgaatgttcatttctctaccgtaagccacctccgtcattttagagaatttggcagtacgtctaaccaGCCTCACTATCGCAGaacacgtgtatggcgtcgtgtgggcgagtggtttgctgatgtcaacgttgtgaacagagtgccccattgtggtggtggagttatggtatgggcaggcataagctacggacaacaaacacaattgcattttatcgatggcaattttaatgcacaaaaataccatgagatcctgaagcccattgtgaggcccattttatTTAAGGTatgtgtgaccaacagatgcatatctgtattcccagtcatgtgaaatccatagattagggtgtactgaatttatttaaattcaaTTTCCTCAAAtgaactaactcagtaaaatcaatgaaattgttgcatgatgAGTTTATACTGTTGTTCAGTATATAATCCAGGGCTCTCCaactctgttcctggagagctaccctcctgtaggttttcgctccaacccctgTTGTAAacaacctgattcagtttatcaaccagcaaattattagaatcaggtgtgctagattagggttggagcgaaaacctacaggacgttaggaccaggaacagggttggagaaccctgctaTATTCATTTGATCCCCTTTACTTACTTGGACTCCTAAATTAAAGTAATATTGGATGACCTTGCAATCTATAAAAAGATAAATACATTTAGTTACAATTACCATCACATTTTCTAATTCAACCATTAGAAGTTTACAACTTGAACACACGCGCCATGGGGAACAGTTTGTCTGACCTCGTGGAAGGTCATTGCCGTTGGGGTCATAGGAGTAAGGTGGAGGGGGTGCGGCACTGACTGCTTCCCCCATCTCATTCACAAaccagggagaggaaggaggagactgCATGGATAAAACTAAAAACAAGAGAAAAACAGACATCCGTTAGGCATGAGGTCCCTGATAAGATATGATCCAATAACCAACTTATGTCTGACCATAACTTGTATAAAGAGTGGGTACCTGGTCTGCCCATAGCGTGTGGGGGCATGGGAGCCCCCTGAGGATGGCTTGAGGGTGGAGCCATTGGTGCTGGGGGGGTCTGAGAGCTGCTAGCGGAAGAGGAGGAGTTGGAGGTGAAGATAGCTGCTGGGGCTGTGCTTACAGCCTGTGAGGAGGTGATGACTGCTGACTTCACCACCAGCTGAGGAAACAGAACATCTAAATAACCCTCAACAgtttgactacaacatacagacAATTCATGCTTAAGTCCAATGTTacgcaaaataataataatctaatcGTTTTAACTTTCATCCAAAGAGGAACATTCTACAGTTAATAAAAATGTTTAAAGCAGCTGCGTATAAATTAAACACCTGTTCCCCCCCTTCCGCCAAAATGTGACAACTGAGTTCAGTAACACCGATTGTGAGGCATCCAGTACCTGCTGTGAGTAGCTGTAGGTAGCTACTCCCTCTTGTGGCGAGCCAGCACGAGATCCTCCCTCTTCAATGGTCTGGAAAGGCAGGCAGGCAAAAAAAAAGACAGGAACGGAGTCAAAACAGATCAGCCCCAATATCAGCACATTAATTGGAAATTATACAATAAATATAATCATCGCACATGTGAAATCAACTTTTATTACCCTTAGtttcaaccccccaaaaaaagtgaAGGGCAATTTGAGAGAGCATTATTATTTGAAGGGCAATATTTGAGAAGGCATAGTGAATACAACGGGTATTTTGTGTACCAGGTTGGCAGTGGACTCAGCTGCAGCATACATAGACGGGCTCTGGAACCCTGGGTCTGcaagataaataataataataataataataataataataataataataataaagccatttagcagacgcttttatccaaagcgacttacagtcatgcgtgcatacatttttgtgtatgggtggtcccggggatcgaacccactaccttggcgttacaagcgccgtgctctaccagctgagctacagaggaccactgatgaAGAGACTTCACAAGATAATTGTGCACTTTTATCCATATTGTACGAGGGGTCTCCATATCATGAGCCTTTACTGCTGCCAAATGACATCAGTTGGGAAATGGAATAGCCTAAATCGGTCTTCACGTAACCAGTTAAAATAATGCATCTACAGAACAGAATATAATGAAATGGTGGACAAGGACTGTCCTACCAGTTCTTCCTAAGGGCTCTCCATGTACTTCATGGAAATCTCCACAGCAGGTGAAATCAACACTCACCTTGAGCAGTATAGATGTACTCCTCCGAATATTCACCTGAGAAAGATACACAACATCAAATTTCCATTTACATTCTGATACAAATCCTGGCTCAAGTTGAACAAATACATGTGATCAAGACAGCATCACTGGACAGGCTGGCCTACCCTGGTCGCCACCATTGCTCCTCTCGTCAGCGTCCTCCTCTGATGAGGTCATGGCCTGTTTGCCAGACATGGGGATGGGGCTCGCCCCCCGCTGCACCCAGTAGGTAGGGGTAGCTGGAACCATGGGGTTTGCTACAGCCTGTCCCTAAAGAGAAGGTTACAAATCAGAAAGCAGGTTGACTGTTGAATACTCCAGTTGCATACTCATGCTCCCAACTACCAAAGTCTGAACTCTTGAGGGCTTCTGTGATACTTAGTTACCGGCAAGGGAGGGAACGTGGTCTCATCCCCCTCCTCAATCTCGTAGAAGGTGATTGTTCCTTCCATGTCCCGTGCCTCCTCGCCAGCCTCGGGGACGTAGCTGAACTGGCACTCTTTGTTGATAGCATGCATCTGGCGCCTGCTTCGGCTGCAAGAGCTCAAATGAatacacatacatttataaccACAACATTCAGTCACTGCTCAACATTGCATGGGAGATGATTAAAGATGTCTATTACCGTGACCTGAATGAGTAGTTGTCGAAGCTCTGGTAGCAGCGTTTTCCAGGGTGAGGGTAGTATGCCGCCTCTGGCCCAATGAGGTGATGCCTGTTCAGGAAACGGGCTGAACTTCTGAACAGAACCCAGATTGGCAACATCATAGATACCAACAGAATATAATCAATGGTAAGGAACATGGCCTTATTtcccaaaataaataaagagTATCAAATCAGTAATGGTGCAGCACAGGAACTTTCAATTGTGTATAACAGCAGCGGTGTGAATGAGTGATATTTCTCAAACCTGCCGTTTGACTATTTAAGTAGCAAGCACACAGACCTGGGTGGGCCATATCCTCGCGGGGGCCTGGTTGGAGGATGTGGGTGATAGTGTTCATAGGGCAGTGTCCCTGGAGGTGGTGGGGGGTCATGCATGCCAGGGGCGTGCCCAGGGGGTATGCCGCCAGGGCCTGGCCGGAAGCGGGGAGGCAGGCCAGGCTGGGATCGATTGTAAGACACCATCAGCATCTCCTTCCCTctgggcttcttaaagaaacgCCGCCGGCCTCTCACCTCTGAGTCTGGTGCAGGGGAGAAGAGGTAAAAGACAAAGTTGTACAAGTCATCTTTAATTGTCGGAGGCCAATACAAATGTCACTGCTATTAGAAACTTACTAGCTAAGACTATCTAAAGGTTAAAGGGCATACAGACCCATTTCTCCAGGATACTGCTCAGGCCTGCTGTATGATGGTCCCTTGCGGCTTGGGGTGATGTTCCAGGCAGGGACAGGGTTCACAGGCTTCAAGTTAGTCAGAGACACAAGATGTCTGAAAGTGGTAGGGTATAGAGAGAAGAAGTCTCAAACCTAATATTAAAAACAGCACTGTGTAGAAAGTAATTCACCATATCTACTATACTGTATGACTGACAATAGGAAGATGCAAGGCCAGGGGCAATCATTCATGGGCCAGAATACTAAAATAAGCACACATTGATGGGTGCTGTGCAGTAGTGCCTGTTTGTAAGTCAGTTCAATGGGGGTGTTTTAAAAGAGACTGGTATCTCACTTTTCTCCAAGCTCTTCGATGAACACGGTCACAGCGCTGGGGTGAGTGCCCACCTCCTGAATGAAGGCATTGTAATACTTCCCTTTGGGGTCGAGACGAACCTGCATAGGAGACATGGGCTAGAGTATGTTCGGAGTACGGTTTGCACAAAAAACACTCAAAGAATCTTAAATGAGTGGATAAATTGGATTACCTGACACTTGTCGCCCAAGAAATACTGTCTTCCAGCAAACACCATGTAATCAGTCTTCTGCATTTCTGTTTCAGAGACATTATATGCCATTCGAGAAGGCCCAATTATACAACTATTCtacgagaaaaaaaaatctaaatcacTGTGTGGTATGAGCATATCAACCCCATGTGAATATTCAGCACGGATAACGGTTGTGCTCTGCATGGATCTTGAAACTAACTTTATGACTAACGTTGCACGTTTAACTTAGCAGTTTCACTTTACCACAAGAAATCCAACTCAAGTTTCCCCAAAAGAAGGGGCAACATGGCATACCTTTGCGACTGTCATGCCATACATCAAACTCTACATTTCTGTACATCTCAGAATCCAGTGCTTTGAGCACCTTGTACgggagagagagttttgttggTCCATCTGGAGTCTTAGGACGAGAAAGAGATAAGACACTGTATGTGCTCCTAGAATCTATTCTAAATAATGTTATAAACTACAATCCCTCAGGAGGTGGTAACCATAACGCTTTCTAAAACATAATAGACGTTACAGAAAACGTTGTCACATATACTTCCTCTGCTCCAGATCTGGCTTTGTCCTCTGTGTGACTGTGCCCATTGAGCTCCCAATCGTCCCTACAAGAGTAAACAGTGTAGAAAATTTTtactttacaaaaaatatacaatgACTATTCCAATatattcagttgaagtcggaagtttacatacaccttagccaaatacatttaaactcagtttttcacagttccagacatttaatcctcgtaaagactccctgttttaggtcagttaggatcaccactttattttaagaatgtgaaatgtcagaataatagtagagaatgatttcagcttttatttatttcatcacattcccagtgggtcagaagtttacatgcactcaattagtatttggtagcattgcctttaaattgtttaacttgggtcaaacgttttgtgtagccttccacaagcttcccacaataagttgggtgaattttggcccattcctccggacagagctggtgtaactgagtcaggtttgtaggcctccttgctcgcacacgctttttcagttctgcccacacattttctataggattgatgtcatggctttgtgatggccactccaataccttgactgttgtccttaagccattttgccacaactttggaagtatgattgtggtcattgtccatttggaagacccatttgcaacaaAGCTAActacctgactgatgtcttgagatgttgcgtcaatatatccacatcattttccttccgcatgatgccatctattttgtgatgtgcaccagtccctcctgcagcaaagcacccccacagcatgatgctgccacccccgtgcttcagttgggatggtgttcttcggcttgcaagcatcaccctttttcctccaaacataacaatggtcattatggctaaacagttctatttttgtttcatcagaccagaggacatttctccaaaaagtacgatctttgtccccatgtgcagttgcaaaccatagtctggcttttttatggcggttttggagcagtggcttcttccttgccgagtggcctttcaggttatgtcgatatacagtgagggaaaaaagtatttgatcccctgctgattttgtacgtttgcccactgacaaagaaatgatcagtctataattttaatggtaggtttatttgaacagtgagagacagaataacaaaaaaatccagaaaaacgcatgtcaaaaatattataaattgatttgcattttaatgagggaaataagtatttgaccccctctcaaatcagaaagatttctggctcccaggtgtcttttatacaggtaacgagttgagattaggagcacactcttaaagggagtgctcctaatctcagcttgttacctgtataaaagacacctgtccacagaagcaagcaatcaatcagattccaaactctccaccatggccaagaccaaagagctctccaaggatgtcagggacaagaccattgccaagcagcttggtgagaaggtgacaacagttggtgcgattattcgcaaatggaagaaacccaaaataactgtcaatctccctcagcctggggctccatgcaagatctcacctcgtggagttgcaatgatcatgagaacggtgaggaatcagcccagaactacacgggaggatcttgtcaatgatctcaaggcagctgggaccatagtcaccaagaaaacaattggtaacacactacgccgtgaaggactgaaatcctgcagcgcccgcaaggtctccctgctcaagaaagcacatatacaggcccgtctgaagtttgccaatgaacatctgaatgattcagaggagaactgggtgaaagtgttgtggtcagatgagaccaaaatggagctctttggcatcaactcaactcgccgtgtttggaggaggaggaatgctgcctatgaccccaagaacaccatccccaccgtcaaacatggaggtggaaacattatgctttgggggtggttctgctaaggggacaggacaacttcaccgcatcaaagggacgatggacggggccatgtaccatcatatcttgggtgagaacctccttccctcagccagggcatcgaaaacgggtcatggatgggtattccagcatgacaatgacccaaaacacacagccaaggcaacaaaggagtggttcaagaagaagcacattaaggtcctggagtggcctagccagtctccagaccttaatcccatagaaaatctgtgaagggagctgaaggttcgagttgccaaacgtcaggctcgaaaccttaacgacttggagaagatctgcaaagaggagtgggacaaaatccctcctgagatgtgtgcaaacctggtggccaactacaagaaacgtctgacctctgattgccaacaagggttttgccaccaagtactaagtcatgttttgcagaggggtcaaatacttatttccctcattaaaatgtaaatcaattcataaacatttttacatgcgtttttctggatttttttgttattttgtctctcactgttcaaataaacctaccattaaaattatagactgatcatgtctttgtcagtgggcaaatgtacaaaatcagcaggggatcaaataatttttccaCCCTCACtgtaggactagttttactggggctatagatacttttgtacccgttccctccagtatcttcacaaggtcctttgctgttgttctgggattgattttcgcaccaaagtacattaatctctaggagacagaacgcttctccttcctgagcggtatgacggctgcgtggtcccatggttatacttgcgtactattgtttgtacagatgaacgtggtaccttcaggcgtttggaaattgctcccaaggatgaaccagacttgtggaggtctacaattctttttctgaggtcttggctgatttcttttgattttcccatgatgtcaagcaaagaggcacggagtttgatggtaggccttgaaatacctccacaggtacacctccaattgactcaaatgatgtcaattagcctatcagaagcttctatagccatgacatcattttctggaattttccaagctgtttaaaggcaaagtcaacttagtgtatgtaaacttctgacccactggaattgagatacagtgaattataagtgaaataatcggtctgtaaacaattattggaaaaattacttgtgtcatgcacaaagtagatgtcctaaccgacttgccaaaactatagtttgttaacaagaaatttgtggagtggttgaaaaacaagttttaatgactccaacctaagtgtatgtaaacttccgacttcaactgtagatgcagGGGCAATTTATGCATACTGTCGGTAACTGGCGGAGTATAAGACAGGTTTAGTCAGGAggactttatggaattcaaaaagATTGTGCAGAACAAGACTTCACCTCTGAGTCTGACCCCTGTCCTCGGGGGTGTCGTAGCCTGCGTCCTCACTGCACACTGATAGGCTGTTCCTATAGCGACGACCTCCACCACGAAACCCTTCCAATGCTCCCTGCAACTCCACCTCCTCAACACCAAGGACTTGTGTGTACAGCAGCTCATACAACAGAGCTGGATTCAATTGAAGAAAAAATAAGTACATTTCCTTTTGACTACACATGGAACTACTACTCATTAGAATATTAAGTAACTACAATCAATGAGTAGCTAGTTACATGACTTAAAGAGTGAAGACATATCCACTGGTTCCTCAGAATTCTGATGGTGTGAGAGTACTGACCCTGACACAGAGCTGCATCGATCGGGTAGTTCCTGGGGTACACAATGTCATAGTGGCCATTGTTGGAGCaacacagcaaaatctgcaatacAGTCAGAAGAGCAGAATCCAGAACAGTGAGAAGTGTAATGCATTTTATCCCCATCCCATGGTGAAAATTATAGACACATCAAATTGTCTACATAGATGGAATTAAGAAAGATAAAAGCTggtaaaaagaaaatgtataaATATTTGACTTTTTTTTAAATAGCAGTAGTCTTCTCAAACGGTAAAATGAGAGCAGCGCCCTCTAGCGGACAAACCACAGTCTCACATGTCATCTCACCTTTCCACACACCTGGTTTAATTAGCAATGTGATTCAGTTTTGCCTGGTAATTACTTCACTAGTCAGGCATTTGAGATGCTTCAGGGCCTGGGTTCAGAAGGCTGTGATGAACCACACACacttaccttctccacatactcTTTCTCAGTTATCTCAGTTGGTGGCTTCCCAGGGTACCTGTATATGAGGAAGCACCGCCTGCCACACAGTAAATATTTGAGAACACAGATGTATTTCCAGTTACATTAAAAGCAAAAAATGCAAATCACAAATCTCATTTTACATATCACATTTAATGTCCTGTCGGCCAACAAAGGTTATACAACGTGGGGGTGTATAACTCTGAACACATTGTGAAGCACGTACCTGTACAACAATGACAATGCCTTTATCTCAACTTGTCCAGCGGTTTCCTTTAGAAAAACATGTTTAAGGGTATGACCAATGGATTGTGCAATATGCTTGTATAACATGTACTTATAAACATACCGTGGGGTCCTCCAGACGTTCCAGATACTTCTCAAATGACCCTTCAACAAACTACAAGAGAAAGCatgtcatttacatttttgtcatttagcagacgcccttatccagagcgacttactattGTGAGAGCATACAttgtcatactggtcccccgtgggaatcgaacccacaagcgccatgctctaccaactgagccacaccggACCTACTGATAAAGCACGTCATGATAAAGAATGTCATTATATACTTAGATTTTTTACTAACTTGCTCTGTACTGTGAATACATTGTGcatgcaaaaatataaataaacttACAGGTTCAAAGTTGCATCGGTTTGCTCTCATGAAGGTGACACAGTCTTTCCTTATCTTTTGTTGGAAATTCTGAGAGTAATAAAGCTTGAGAAAATGAAAGAGATACCGGTACATGATTGCATAATTTTTTGTATTCGGCCTCTTCTCTCCTTGTGTAGCATAATTCTGTGCATTCCATGATTCAACTCTGGCCACTTTGGGTATTAATAATTTAGCAGTCAACCCAATGACCCCATGAGTTCCGATTTTCACACCATGAATTCAGTCGTAGTTATTGAGAACTGTACTATTGCATGTTTATTTTCAAAACGTTGAACGTGAAATGgaatgtaataaaaaaaaaaagtatacagTAGCTAAATTGGCTTTAGCCTACCTGCTCAGAGACAGCTCGAAATAGACAGGACGCGTCTCGTGCCATCATTTTCCGGTAGAGACCGATGCTGGCTAGATACTCGTCCATGTTTACAAAATACTTCTTCAAGGCTTTCTGCATTTTAAAGAAATTGCAAATAAAAAACTATAAATATGCTAAGCTTCATAACTTCACGCGTAGACGATAAAGAACATGAAGGTCGAAAGTTACCTTTCGAGTTGGAATAAGGAAACAGCTGCTACAAATGAGCACTGATTGCCGAGTCAATTCCTCCGTCACTCGGCCCAACCGTTGAAAACTTTATTGAAAATTTTTGTTTTTGCTTGGTTACACTAAATTCTTGTTTTTTATATACTGTGTCCGGGAAATAGTTCAATTATCATTGCCTATTGTGTCTATACATGTAGTCTCCCATGAGTAAAAAAGGCTACTCCACAGTAGGAAGCGAATGATAAACTTGACTTTGAGAAAAAATGTTGTAAACAATGGCCTAAATCCAACAGACTATATCCTGATGGATATGCAGTTTCTACATGTGGTCAAAATGGCAACATGTGGCTGCGGTATGACATAGTAAAGCAAATCTTTCTTGATTTATTCACTAGTCAAGGTAAATTTGAACAACAACAGTTTACAGTCTGAAAACAATAGGCTATCACATTAGACAGTGTCTTGCCTCAAATGTATTTTTCTTCCCCCTCCAATTCCTAATTTATTTTCCACCTTGGATTGGAACTACAGCACCCATCTACCTGGAGTGGAGACAGATCATAGGCTACATCAATATTGTGAGTTAGAATGTTGTTGCCTACTGTtcataatacagtgcattcggaaaatattcagaccccttgactttttccacattttgttacattatagccttattctaaaatggatgaaattgttttttcacctcatcaatcaacacacaataccccataatgacaaagcaaaaacaggtttgtataaatttttgctaattttttacaaataaaaaacggaaatatcacatttacataagtattcagaccctttactcagtactttgttgaaacacctttggcagcgattacagcctagagtcttcttgggtatgacgctacaagcttggctcacctgtatttggggagtttctaccattcttctctgcagatcctttcaagctctgtcaggttggatgggaagcgtcgctgcacagccattttcaggtctctccagagatgttcgatcgggttcaagtccgggctctggctgggccactcaaggacattcagagacttgtcccgaagccactcctgcgttgtcttggctgtgtgcttagggttgttgtcctgttggaaggtgaaccttcgccccagtctgaggtcctgagcgccctggagcaggttttcatcaaggatctctctgtactttgctccgttcatctttcccttgttcctgactagtctcccagttcttgccgctgaaaaacatccccacagcatgatgctgccaccacaatgattcaccatagggatggtattggccaggtgatgagcggtgcctgatttcctccagacgtgacgcttggcattcaggccaaagagttcaaacttggtttcatcagaccagagaatcttgtttctcatggtctgacagtcctttaggtgccttttggcaaactccaagcgggctgtgccttttactgagccacaaagtggcttccgtctgaccactctaccataaaggcctgattggtggagtgctgcagagatggttgtccttctgg
Encoded proteins:
- the alg13 gene encoding putative bifunctional UDP-N-acetylglucosamine transferase and deubiquitinase ALG13 isoform X4 codes for the protein MQKALKKYFVNMDEYLASIGLYRKMMARDASCLFRAVSEQLYYSQNFQQKIRKDCVTFMRANRCNFEPFVEGSFEKYLERLEDPTETAGQVEIKALSLLYRRCFLIYRYPGKPPTEITEKEYVEKILLCCSNNGHYDIVYPRNYPIDAALCQALLYELLYTQVLGVEEVELQGALEGFRGGGRRYRNSLSVCSEDAGYDTPEDRGQTQRDDWELNGHSHTEDKARSGAEETPDGPTKLSLPYKVLKALDSEMYRNVEFDVWHDSRKEMQKTDYMVFAGRQYFLGDKCQVRLDPKGKYYNAFIQEVGTHPSAVTVFIEELGEKHLVSLTNLKPVNPVPAWNITPSRKGPSYSRPEQYPGEMDSEVRGRRRFFKKPRGKEMLMVSYNRSQPGLPPRFRPGPGGIPPGHAPGMHDPPPPPGTLPYEHYHPHPPTRPPRGYGPPRSSARFLNRHHLIGPEAAYYPHPGKRCYQSFDNYSFSRSRRQMHAINKECQFSYVPEAGEEARDMEGTITFYEIEEGDETTFPPLPGQAVANPMVPATPTYWVQRGASPIPMSGKQAMTSSEEDADERSNGGDQGEYSEEYIYTAQDPGFQSPSMYAAAESTANLTIEEGGSRAGSPQEGVATYSYSQQLVVKSAVITSSQAVSTAPAAIFTSNSSSSASSSQTPPAPMAPPSSHPQGAPMPPHAMGRPVLSMQSPPSSPWFVNEMGEAVSAAPPPPYSYDPNGNDLPRDCKVIQYYFNLGVQWYQQSYWHSMVQVYQQPGAEQQFRSYPGASPPSDHTVPQPYPEPGRMGPDGQGDIPANGTPLVMDPPSAGAPGTVFYPLVQDQCSQPPLHTYESYVPMLSATYHYLSPWNSGPAQPRVLASYCPSSNHPVNYVTAPTHPGHFIPPSM
- the alg13 gene encoding putative bifunctional UDP-N-acetylglucosamine transferase and deubiquitinase ALG13 isoform X7, translated to MQKALKKYFVNMDEYLASIGLYRKMMARDASCLFRAVSEQLYYSQNFQQKIRKDCVTFMRANRCNFEPFVEGSFEKYLERLEDPTETAGQVEIKALSLLYRRCFLIYRYPGKPPTEITEKEYVEKILLCCSNNGHYDIVYPRNYPIDAALCQALLYELLYTQVLGVEEVELQGALEGFRGGGRRYRNSLSVCSEDAGYDTPEDRGQTQRDDWELNGHSHTEDKARSGAEETPDGPTKLSLPYKVLKALDSEMYRNVEFDVWHDSRKEMQKTDYMVFAGRQYFLGDKCQVRLDPKGKYYNAFIQEVGTHPSAVTVFIEELGEKHLVSLTNLKPVNPVPAWNITPSRKGPSYSRPEQYPGEMDSEVRGRRRFFKKPRGKEMLMVSYNRSQPGLPPRFRPGPGGIPPGHAPGMHDPPPPPGTLPYEHYHPHPPTRPPRGYGPPRSSARFLNRHHLIGPEAAYYPHPGKRCYQSFDNYSFRRQMHAINKECQFSYVPEAGEEARDMEGTITFYEIEEGDETTFPPLPGQAVANPMVPATPTYWVQRGASPIPMSGKQAMTSSEEDADERSNGGDQGEYSEEYIYTAQDPGFQSPSMYAAAESTANLTIEEGGSRAGSPQEGVATYSYSQQLVVKSAVITSSQAVSTAPAAIFTSNSSSSASSSQTPPAPMAPPSSHPQGAPMPPHAMGRPVLSMQSPPSSPWFVNEMGEAVSAAPPPPYSYDPNGNDLPRDCKVIQYYFNLGVQWYQQSYWHSMVQVYQQPGAEQQFRSYPGASPPSDHTVPQPYPEPGRMGPDGQGDIPANGTPLVMDPPSAGAPGTVFYPLVQDQCSQPPLHTYESYVPMLSATYHYLSPWNSGPAQPRVLASYCPSSNHPVNYVTAPTHPGHFIPPSM